From one Rosa rugosa chromosome 4, drRosRugo1.1, whole genome shotgun sequence genomic stretch:
- the LOC133745298 gene encoding uncharacterized protein LOC133745298, with protein MASGWVKSLQCKSRAFEDVYHPTPKALMNSVSCRKSVQNIKDVVVDTAKHHHHKSRKSKLLPSPPQQPPSKRSNSKCDRPVKPEPAPSPAPQRSRLSDPTTRPARPHDPFLTELPEGHPSRNVVEIIFHTSWSPKAFSGRIEMIFKVQNGSKTVARFEEYREVVKSRSRAGSDGGPKVGSEYEEENARCVADGNEVMRFHCLGTPSGSGVHDAFGGAWRFHSGKGSAICTFSGSGVAHENAGGARGRRAMLVCRVVAGRVSKQLELQSLLDGRVGFDSVSGDNGELLVFDPRAVLPCFLIIYKL; from the coding sequence ATGGCGAGCGGGTGGGTTAAGTCGTTGCAGTGCAAGTCTAGAGCATTCGAAGACGTTTATCACCCGACCCCGAAAGCGCTGATGAACAGCGTCAGCTGCAGAAAGAGCGTTCAGAACATCAAAGACGTCGTCGTCGACACAGCCAAGCACCACCACCATAAGTCCAGAAAGTCCAAGCTGCTTCCTTCGCCGCCGCAACAGCCACCGTCGAAAAGATCCAACTCGAAATGCGACAGACCCGTAAAGCCCGAACCCGCTCCGAGCCCAGCACCTCAGCGCTCCCGGTTAAGCGACCCCACGACCCGGCCGGCCCGACCCCACGACCCGTTTCTGACGGAGCTCCCCGAGGGACACCCGTCGCGTAATGTCGTAGAGATTATCTTCCACACCAGCTGGAGCCCCAAGGCGTTTTCGGGTCGGATCGAGATGATATTCAAGGTCCAGAACGGGTCGAAGACGGTGGCGCGGTTCGAGGAGTATAGGGAGGTGGTGAAGTCTCGTTCCCGGGCCGGGTCGGATGGTGGTCCGAAAGTTGGATCCGAGTACGAGGAGGAGAATGCGCGGTGCGTCGCGGACGGAAACGAGGTCATGCGGTTCCACTGCCTTGGGACGCCATCTGGCAGTGGGGTTCACGACGCGTtcggtggcgcgtggaggtttCACAGCGGCAAAGGCTCCGCCATTTGCACGTTTTCCGGTAGCGGTGTGGCCCACGAGAATGCGGGTGGGGCGAGGGGCAGGAGAGCCATGCTGGTTTGCCGGGTCGTTGCGGGTCGGGTCTCGAAGCAGCTGGAGCTCCAATCGTTGCTGGAtggccgggtcgggtttgaCTCGGTGAGTGGGGACAACGGCGAGTTGCTAGTGTTTGATCCACGCGCCGTCTTGCCGTGCTTTCTTATCATCTATAAACTGTAA
- the LOC133707449 gene encoding adenine phosphoribosyltransferase 3 isoform X1, whose amino-acid sequence MSALKDQDPRVHAIKTKIRVVPNFPKPGIMFQDITTLLLDPKAFKDTIDMFVERYKGKNISVVAGIEARGFIFGPPIALAIGAKFVPLRKPRKLPGDVIFEEYTLEYGRDRLEMHVGAVEQGDRALVVDDLIATGGTLCAAMSLLERVGAEVVECACLIELPDLQGRERLNGKPLYVLVESH is encoded by the exons ATGTCGGCTCTCAAAGACCAGGATCCTCGCGTCCATGCCATCAAAACCAAGATTCGAGTCGTCCCCAATTTCCCCAAACCCG GAATTATGTTCCAAGATATCACAACTTTGTTGCTAGACCCAAAAGCCTTCAAGGACACAATCGATATGTTCGTGGAGAGATACAAAGGCAAAAACATTTCAGTGGTTGCAG GAATTGAGGCTCGAGGTTTCATTTTTGGTCCTCCCATTGCGTTGGCAATTGGAGCAAAGTTTGTTCCCCTGAGAAAACCAAGGAAATTGCCTG GTGATGTTATTTTTGAAGAGTACACTTTGGAATATGGAAGGGACCGTCTTGAGATGCATGTTGGAGCAGTAGAACAGGGTGATCGTGCTCTGGTAGTTGATGATTTAATAGCCACAGGAGGCACGCTCTGTGCTGCAATGAGTTTATTGG AACGTGTTGGAGCAGAAGTAGTTGAATGTGCCTGCCTTATTGAGTTGCCAGATTTACAG GGTCGTGAGCGATTGAATGGCAAACCATTGTATGTACTGGTGGAGTCCCACTAA
- the LOC133707449 gene encoding adenine phosphoribosyltransferase 3 isoform X2: MSALKDQDPRVHAIKTKIRVVPNFPKPGIMFQDITTLLLDPKAFKDTIDMFVERYKGKNISVVAGIEARGFIFGPPIALAIGAKFVPLRKPRKLPGDVIFEEYTLEYGRDRLEMHVGAVEQGDRALVVDDLIATGGTLCAAMSLLDLSMRVNLSDDLNVFSQNVLEQK; this comes from the exons ATGTCGGCTCTCAAAGACCAGGATCCTCGCGTCCATGCCATCAAAACCAAGATTCGAGTCGTCCCCAATTTCCCCAAACCCG GAATTATGTTCCAAGATATCACAACTTTGTTGCTAGACCCAAAAGCCTTCAAGGACACAATCGATATGTTCGTGGAGAGATACAAAGGCAAAAACATTTCAGTGGTTGCAG GAATTGAGGCTCGAGGTTTCATTTTTGGTCCTCCCATTGCGTTGGCAATTGGAGCAAAGTTTGTTCCCCTGAGAAAACCAAGGAAATTGCCTG GTGATGTTATTTTTGAAGAGTACACTTTGGAATATGGAAGGGACCGTCTTGAGATGCATGTTGGAGCAGTAGAACAGGGTGATCGTGCTCTGGTAGTTGATGATTTAATAGCCACAGGAGGCACGCTCTGTGCTGCAATGAGTTTATTGG ATCTGTCAATGCGAGTAAATCTGAGCGATGATTTAAATGTTTTCTCTCAGAACGTGTTGGAGCAGAAGTAG